The genomic stretch TTTGTAGGAACTAAATCCAACCATCTTAGTATAACGTACGTTATTTTCTACAATACAAGTGTTTTTTCGACAAGTATCTCGCTGTCGAACGACAATGCGATTTAAGGAAAAACtggtataagaaaaaaaaaaaaaaaaagaaaaaaaaagaagaaaaaagaaaaagaaacaagaaagcaaaatataagaattaaaaaattgcacTTACAATTCATTGTTGCAATCTAATTCTTTTTGGAATCCTTAGAAAGTTCTCAGTAAGACCGTATAcgcaataaaagaaaaaagaaaaaagaagaaagagtaaagaaaaaagaaaaatgaaaaagaaaaaaggaataaaaataaatacgaaagaaaattgttttgcAAATGAACTACATTAATCTGATATTTTCGCAAAATCGTCCGAAACGGCATATACGTACAAGAAAAAAGCACTGCAATCTCATTATGTTGTGTGTCAGGAAGTAGTACATACAACTTTTCACGGTACGAacgtatttttaattctaattagTAATCGGCGTTGTAAAAATACTTATACTTATGCATTATGGTTCGAAACCAAATTGCAAATGTGTCGAATGTATGAACCGTATCAGGCACTATATTAGCGCGCTTGCACGAGAATCGCGTGTGTTATTTTTGCAATTAGCCagtttaataatacataagaaatgataaaagtaaagTCAGGAATTATGAGCTTTGGACTTGTTTcctttaaaaacgaaagaaaataataaaatgcgCGAGATAATATGTAATTTCATTATACATGGTTGATATatccaaaaaaataaaaacatttttttaaggACACGTGCAAAGTATAAAAAGTGTACTTTTGTTTCTAACAAAACCCAATCACTCATCATAGTAGTCTAtaattcatctttcttttacaaaagTCTTATTGAAATACCACGAAGAGCAAGATCCATTTCAGATAAACGGATCAAACTGTCGAGATCATTAAGTctttttaaaaacatttaacAACAgcatattgataaaaaaaaaaaaagaaaaaaaaaagataaagtcaAGATTATTGATGTATTGTATCAATATTCATGTCCTTGACTCGATAATGTTTCCTGACTTCCTTCTTATATTCACTAATTATCCTGAATTTCTGGAGGAGAAAGGAACTGTGCGCTCCGACTTtacaaaaatttgttttcacttatattacaataacctTCTCTTGTTTTGAGAGAATCAACccttaatatattatcataaataaatttggtCTATCGGTAATATTGTGAATACGCCGGTACAAATACTGGCAGTATTTGGTTAAGTAAAAATCATGATCACTAGAAGAGGTAACTGGTACCGGGTAGTTTGAAAGTATTAcgaataatctttgttattaccgtCTGTCAAGTGTAAAGGAACAACGCGATCTATCAATTcacacaaataataaaaaaggaatgtgCGACACGCACGTTACAACTTCCAGTAAACTTGATCTAACATTCTTTAAATGGATGGCCGGGGATTTTTGCAAATCTATCCACGATAGAAGACAATATCATTTACCATTAGAGTTTGTCTTTTATCCTTACAACCATAGATCCTTCTATGCTATTATACAATGCTAAGTGTTAATAAATCTTAAACAACAAACTGTACATCAAACAAGATTTCTGTACCTCGTGAATAGATCTGTAAaccaataagaaataatattctgtcgataaatcaaatttaaaaaaacaacCAGTCATAAAAGATTCCTTTAACATTTCCATATGATCTACAAAACTGCCCCGGTCAGCATGCATCATAGATTATCGCGACCCATATTTATCCGCTTTTTGCAGCActctattttaaaaaaataatcaatgttGTCGCAACACTGTGGCACATTGGGTTCAAGACGAGCATCAACATTTTGCATATACTAATACATCTAAGTCCGATACAACGATAACATTAAccgaagataagaaaatttataatttacattgTTGCAATGCATTGATCCTAGTCGTGAACCAGAGGACACTGAGTTGTGCACTGTATTGTGTCTGTATATGTGTACGGTATGTGTTTGCGCAATCACTTTACATTattacagtttttttttcagtcTGCACGCTTTCCAAAGACCTGAAAATAAGAATCTCATTTGTTCCAATCtacacataatatatttaaacattgcatttatcatctctatattaaaatatgatagaATACATCTAGATTACTGTAAAATCAACttcaaagtataaaaaaacCAATTCCATCCCCAATGGATAAAAAGCAAaactaaaaaatttcatttaaaactaACAAATCCTTAccacaacttttttttttaaccttccCTTTTAATGGCACCTGGCGCTTCAGCTAATCCTTTAACTTTGAGTCGATCTGCGGTCTTAAGAAAGGCTGGTAGTTGATCCTGTGAAACATTTACTTCACCTGCATACATGAATTCCAGAATCGCTTGAAGATGACTATAAGCGACAtcctttaaaattataatgggATGTTTGGACGGATTCTCCTATAACATAATGAAAACGTTTAAAcccataatgtatataaaataactcAATCTTCACTCATGAAACCATACCTCTAATAGGGATTTAAAATAGGGACTACAAGCCGATAACACCATTTTATGAGCTTTACAAGTTTGCCCATCGCAAGCTAACGTTACATCTGTAAAGCTTTTTTCGTCTCTCAAATGTTTAAATGATGACACCATATTGGATTGGAAATCATtccatttaagaaaaaattgttgttgttctccTGCCATTGTCGATGTCCGAAATTTACTATAAGCACTTAAACCtgtaaaagattaaaattttcatatcgaAGAACACAATATGCCTCACTCACTTTTCAAATTATCCTAAAAAATTCTAAACAtcaaaaatggaaatattaaaagaacaaCAGAAGTTCAAAATCTTACAGCAAAACTGAAGGTTGTCTCAAATATATCGCGTAAAATAAGGTCATTAGTAGGATACATTGACACGTACGTAATTGGAAAACTATTCGCTTGGATTTACACGTAGCAACATTTTTAGGTTAGTCTCAGAAAGTCCCGCGAAAATGCGTAATTCTTAAGCAAAGACGCGAAACTACGGAGATCGACGACATCGAGTATTCGTTCTTCTAGTCTTCGAGGGCTATCGTATCGAAAAATTGAACGGATGACGATGGATCATGATATTCCCTTTCATCACAACAATACGCGTGCGTCCGTCGGTCCGTTCCGTCAAATGCGCTCTGGCCCCAAAAAACGGCCCATCGGAATTAAACGCGCGAGAAAAATAACcttacaaaaattttatactCGCCTCGATTGTACTGGCCACTGGAGACCTCGATGTGGGTGACAAAACCGTACAAAGgatgagaaaaatatacacgtatattgcCGAAAAGTTTTTATGCGAACGCTACCAAATTTTTGTTGTGGCTAATATCACGGCGAGAATACTCGGTTAAACTCGGTACTCTTCGTATTAATTCGGCTGAAAGTTCCGTTCCGATAGAAGTTAACTCTTTAACAACCGTGAGATGGTGCTATGCGCGCCATTTCATTTCTCActtttcgattattatcgaaattcgaATAGGAAATTTTCCGGCAAGGTTtctaataacatatatatatatagaaactgaggaaataaattgataataatgaaagaaaaacgaatcctcactgagatatatatattacaagtgATTTAAAAGTATCTATTTGAATATGTATAGGTACTTTTCGTTTAATATATTCCTGTTTGATAAAATTTCTgactttaaaaatttcttttaaataatattataatatataaataaaaatatattctctgtatataacgttaataatattttcagtcGAAAACATTAATTGTCACAGACACAATTGATGTTAATTATATTGCATCTATGCGAAAAATTTAAGTTCACACTTGAAggaattaaatcgaattaatacaatatttcttaaagGCGGAAAAaccattttaataatattttaacgattatagataaattcgatcgtaaatataaattctgtTCCACGAGGCTACTGATactgattattattcaatttagATAAAGTAGAAATATCAAATTTCAAGTATTCCTATATGATAGAATCTCACTCGAAATTTGAAAACGTctatgagaataaaaaaaggaaaggagatacataatcgaaatgaataatttctttccttattaatCCTGACTAAATGATGCAAAATTTGGAGAGGTTCGTGAATTAGATGCTCCCTCAAGAAAAGTTGTTGATCGATTGCACGATCTCGCATAAGCAATCGATCGGCACACTTCTCGAAGCGCTATCCGATGTATCGAGAAGGAGATTTTATAGCTATAATTCGTTGGAAATCGGTTCCGGCCTGATGTTCTCTGACGTTCAACGATGATAATTTTATGTCGTCACCctgcgatatatatatttcaataaacaaacacaaaaatagttgaaacgaacaaacatattttttgcacaagtcgataaaataataagaacggaattttaaaagaataataaataatatagaataaaacaataataaatataatataatattataataatatgaaacaaACATTTCTATTGAATCGAAATGGCGAGAAAACCAATAGATATTTAAGAAGAAAgcgaggaaaaaataaaataaacgagataTCTAACGAGAACGCTTACAATTAAACGTCGTTCACTATACACGGAACGtcgaggaaaaaggaaattctTGGCCGGGGAATGAAAATTTACCCACTCGAAGGCCAGCACCTAAGTAATAGTCGTATGTACGCCTTTATATAAATAGAgtcacaaaaagaaaatttttgatatatgGATCTAACAATCGATCTGACGATAAAgtaaaatcgaatgaaatcgTACAACACGGGACGATACAATCTAATACAATCTGAtcaaaatttgattattttattttataaatagacAATCGAGAAAAGCTGAGTTGTCGGAAAACTTTTCCGCGTGTCTCGGCCCGCGTTTCCTAgttaacaaaagagaaagagagaagaagatagatacatagatggataaatagatagagcgAGACTCATCTCACGTacgaaaaagacaaaatagaaaaagaacgaacgaatagaAGAACGGATGGACGGATGGTTAGATGAACTAAGTGTTTGTAGTAGTGTCCtggtaatgataatagaaatgtactagtagtagcagtagtagtaatgatgtagtagtagtagtagtggtagtagtagtaatagtagtaatagtagtcataatagtagtagtagtagtcagGAGAGGAAAGAAGTTCTTTGGCGGGTGAGAGGAGAAATGTAgtagaataaagagagagagagagagagagagagagagagagagagagagagagagagagagagagagagagagagagagagaaagggaggggagggagaggCGTCCGACAGCGGCGCACTTTCGGCTCTCGTTAAGAAGTGGGAGAGAAGTAGATGCGTATTACGCATGCGCGGGACCACGCCGCGCGCCACATTGAAAGCTTGCGACATGCCGCCAAACCGTTCAGTCGCGCGCCAACTATCGTGCGGGTGGGattgtttttttgtcttccCAAGCTTTTGTTCTATACacgtatttctattttatcgcgagttctatatatacgtacacacacacatacacacacatatatatatatgtatatttatatatatatataaaacgatagtaatataatcagtaatagtaatagtaatagttacTCGAGTGGTAGTATTGGTAgtcagtagtaataatattagaagaagaaagaaaagaagaatcaaaATATCAAAACGGAAcgttcgataaagaaaatattctattaacaCGTTGGCGCGAGCGAAAAGCCCGCCATTTCAAATTGAAAGGAGTAGAgttaagagaaggaagagtaggtagaagagaaggaagaagaggaagaagattaAGAATCGCGTTGAGAGAGTAGCCGCGCGCCAACGCGGCGACATTGGCGTACTTCTCTCTGCttatcgctctctctctttctctctttctctctctttctctctctctcgctctcttactctttcactctctattACTCCAAGTCTTTTTCATCGGTGATAACGTGCTATACTATAATAAGCGCGCTTCTCAAGAGCGCCGAGTTTATCTCTCATACCGTTCTATAATATCTGTGATGTGCAAGTGAACGATGGAATCACCGGTCATGTACGATTCGGGGGCCCATCAGGCCCAGGTGCAGGGGGCGGCCGATCCGAAGAAGTCTCAGGTGctgaataacaacaataataacaacactgcgaataataataacaacaacaataacaatcatcaaaacaacaacaattctGCCTTACAAGTTAATCACAATCACAATCACaatcaacagcagcagcagcagacTAGCTCGGTCGTGAGCAAGGTGTCGGGAAGCAAAGCAAGTTTGCATCAACAATACGCGGAACACTGTGCTGCGGCGGGCGAACTTACGGACCTAAATACTCCCGAGATATCGCTCGATCTTCAGCATCTAATCGATGATAGTCACTTCAACGACGGTCTCTTGGACATGTTAGGTGCGAGCAATGGTGCCGTAAAGCACGTTAGGACGACCGGCTACCCACGTACTACCCTAGCATATATGCCCCAACCAGTTCACAGTGGGGCGAGTTATCATCAGGGAAGTAATAGCTGTAGCGATAGCAACAGTTCGAGCTCGGAATCACCTAGCATCAAAGAGGAACCACTGGACCCAGCGGACTACCGGCGTCACTGCCCTCAATACCCACCAGCCGGTTACAGTCCTGTCACAAACGGTCCCTTCGCCAATGGCGGTCCTACCTTCACAACGTTAACACCGAGCACTGTGCCCGGAGGACACC from Vespa crabro chromosome 6, iyVesCrab1.2, whole genome shotgun sequence encodes the following:
- the LOC124424612 gene encoding longitudinals lacking protein-like, whose protein sequence is MAGEQQQFFLKWNDFQSNMVSSFKHLRDEKSFTDVTLACDGQTCKAHKMVLSACSPYFKSLLEENPSKHPIIILKDVAYSHLQAILEFMYAGEVNVSQDQLPAFLKTADRLKVKGLAEAPGAIKREG
- the LOC124424611 gene encoding CCAAT/enhancer-binding protein-like, which gives rise to MESPVMYDSGAHQAQVQGAADPKKSQVLNNNNNNNTANNNNNNNNNHQNNNNSALQVNHNHNHNQQQQQQTSSVVSKVSGSKASLHQQYAEHCAAAGELTDLNTPEISLDLQHLIDDSHFNDGLLDMLGASNGAVKHVRTTGYPRTTLAYMPQPVHSGASYHQGSNSCSDSNSSSSESPSIKEEPLDPADYRRHCPQYPPAGYSPVTNGPFANGGPTFTTLTPSTVPGGHPGAPVHQPPPRAGQTAGQTAGGPIKPVMAHQHHAAAAAAAAAAAVARKQTKAIDKASDEYRRRRERNNIAVRKSREKAKVRSRETEEKVKLLVKDNDLLKKRIELLTEELNVLRSLFSSVGVVPEQLHREISRHLDQFQQHAVGPM